A genome region from Triticum aestivum cultivar Chinese Spring chromosome 2B, IWGSC CS RefSeq v2.1, whole genome shotgun sequence includes the following:
- the LOC123041600 gene encoding cytosolic purine 5'-nucleotidase: protein MSVVEVYGRVGDTDSDSGERWQLTMNMDIPNVREINAFTPEETPAKHVVAFVTNMSGVHLCEFTGQYKLGGKRWKGDVMMRLDIIKENLEPEQNHSVSASWESTDKLAICYEDCSVAVYMEAKNTKYIMEHSIKWNADFKQKDNPKLSIDWPRPAKLSCRFESPVLAVLGDGHAFINFFELRKKGAIGTAIGEWDIASELSHQSQSLALLSEIKEAKEPKFEPSNRIFCNRPLQMHEVAAVGFEMEFVAAEINDAYVDGVACSAALQCLVDHKQYPSEIVRINLKSILRRGLLVDKKRGNFLKVDKNYYISIAYHGLQKMQPNAIHEAYGAIPMADQFDPTITLLDSFSSTVEALVFANIISYMDNLGRNKINKEYKDVYADIKHVFKTFRLRDGYHPAPSIAMNERFVPMLQDLRQRGLKVFLLSNSLWSRTDIVMTHVCQSSTPQKHNWLDNFDVVVTSNGRMIETFFNSDGEQDLFKLDSRTGFLQNTSCIELFSQSDTANSHKVYQGGNVGHLLRGLQVDKHEVMYVTHQINRDVIYNPGWKNLVVIPELKEELEYNSSYDKIEKNLNVETRKLNSIEDTIHFLKR from the exons ATGAGTGTTGTAGAG GTCTACGGTCGAGTAGGAGACACTGATTCAGACTCAGGAGAGAGATGGCAACTTACCATGAACAT GGACATCCCAAATGTACGTGAAATCAATGCCTTCACACCTGAAGAGACTCCAGCTAAACATGTGGTGGCATTTGTGAC TAACATGTCTGGAGTACATCTATGCGAATTTACCGGCCAGTATAAGCTTGGCGGTAAAAGATGGAAGGG CGATGTTATGATGCGGCTTGATATAATTAAAGAAAATCTAGAGCCAGAACAGAATCATTCTGTCTCAGCATCTTGGGAAAG CACTGACAAATTAGCTATCTGCTATGAGGATTGTTCTGTTGCTGTATACATGGAGGCTAAAAATACGAAG TATATAATGGAACATTCGATCAAATGGAATGCTGATTTCAAGCAGAAGGACAATCCCAAGCTCTCAATTGATTGGCCACGGCCAGCAAAATTATCATGTAGATTT GAATCCCCTGTACTGGCAGTACTCGGAGATGGCCATGCATTTATAAATTTCTTTGAGCTTCGTAAAAAAGGTGCGATCGGAACAGCAATAGGTGAATGGGACATTGCTTCGGAATTGAGTCATCAAAGCCAGAGCCTTGCTTTGCTATCTGAAATCA AAGAAGCCAAGGAACCAAAATTTGAGCCCAGCAATAGGATATTTTGCAATAGGCCGTTGCAGATGCATGAAGTAGCAGCAGTTGGTTTCGAGATGGAGTTCGTTGCTGCTGAGATCAACGATGCTTATGTGGACGGTGTGGCATGCTCGGCAGCACTACAATGTCTTGTAGATCATAAACAGTATCCATCTGAG ATCGTAAGAATAAATTTGAAAAGCATATTGAGAAGAGGATTGCTGGTTGATAAAAAACGTGGGAACTTCTTGAAG GTTGATAAAAATTATTACATTAGTATTGCATATCATGGTCTTCAGAAAATGCAACCGAATGCAATACATGAAGCTTATGGTGCGATACCAATGGCAGATCAATTTGACCCTACCATCACTTTACTCGATTCATTTTCTTCAACTGTGGAAGCTCTCGTATTTGCCAATATAATAAGTTATATGGACAATCTTGGTCGTAATAAAATTAA CAAGGAATACAAGGATGTCTATGCAGACATAAAACATGTGTTCAAAACTTTCCGTCTTCGAGACGGTTATCACCCTGcccccag CATCGCCATGAACGAAAGGTTTGTACCCATGCTTCAGGATCTCAGACAACGTGGGCTGAAAGTTTTTTTGCTATCCAATAG TCTCTGGAGTCGAACAGATATTGTGATGACCCATGTTTGTCAATCATCTACTCCTCAAAAGCACAATTGGCTAGATAATTTTGATGTCGTGGTGACAAGCAATGGAAG AATGATTGAAACATTTTTCAATTCTGACGGAGAACAAGATTTGTTCAAGTTAGATAGCAGGACCGGATTTCTTCAGAATACCTCCTGTATAGAG CTATTCTCTCAATCTGACACTGCCAATTCTCATAAAGTATACCAG GGTGGTAATGTCGGCCATCTTCTAAGAGGATTGCAAGTTGATAAGCATGAG GTTATGTATGTTACTCATCAGATTAATCGTGATGTGATATACAACCCTG GCTGGAAAAACTTGGTTGTTATTCCAGAGCTTAAAGAGGAGTTGGAATACAATTCATCCTACGACAAGATAGAAAAG AATTTAAATGTAGAGACTAGGAAGCTTAATTCAATTGAAGACACCATACACTTCTTGAAAAGATGA